A genomic stretch from Hoplias malabaricus isolate fHopMal1 chromosome 4, fHopMal1.hap1, whole genome shotgun sequence includes:
- the LOC136695729 gene encoding achaete-scute homolog 1b-like, producing MEIEMESTIITTTSAPAGVTVPCPFNVASPSRAAKRPPPPPPPRSSSPELLRCKRRLTFNGLSYSLPAQQPVAVARRNERERNRVKQVNMGFQTLRQHVPNGAANKKMSKVETLRSAVEYIRALQQLLDEHDAISAAFRCGVPSPSLSHSCSAEPESPRSSCCSSSDELLSSEEQELLDFTTWFDRY from the coding sequence ATGGAGATAGAGATGGAGagcaccatcatcaccaccacctcGGCCCCAGCCGGCGTCACAGTGCCCTGTCCTTTCAACGTCGCCTCTCCGTCCAGAGCCGCGAAGAGGCCACCTCCACCACCGCCACCACGTTCAAGCTCACCGGAGCTCCTGCGCTGTAAAAGGAGACTCACGTTCAACGGGCTGAGCTACAGTCTCCCGGCGCAGCAACCCGTTGCCGTGGCGCGGCGCAACGAGCGCGAGAGGAATCGCGTGAAGCAGGTGAACATGGGCTTCCAGACGCTGCGACAGCACGTGCCCAACGGGGCCGCCAACAAGAAGATGAGCAAGGTGGAGACGCTGCGCTCGGCCGTGGAGTACATCCGCGCGCTACAGCAGCTGCTGGACGAGCACGACGCTATCTCGGCCGCGTTCCGGTGTGGCGTGCCGTCCCCGAGCCTTTCGCACAGCTGCTCCGCGGAGCCCGAGTCCCCGCGTTCTTCCTGCTGCTCCTCCTCCGACGAGCTGCTCAGTTCCGAGGAgcaggagctgctggacttcaCCACGTGGTTCGACAGATACTGA